The window GAACACCAGGAGCGCGGCCAGCGCGGCGAAGTACGGAGGCTCGCGGAGAGCCCGATACGCCACGTGGAGGAGGAGCGCGCACAGGAGGATCGTTCCCAGGAGTCCGGTGGCGCTTCCCCAATCGATCAAGATGTTGTGCGCCTCCGCACGGTGCCCGGTCCACCGCCCGCTCAGGATGCGGGCGTGCCCCCCGGGGCCGAGCCCAACTACGGGAGAGGCCGCCGCCTCGCCGATGGCCGTCGCCCAGAGGGCGTTCCGCTCGGCTCCCGGTTCCTGGGCGGCGCGGATCTCGGCCACGCCCCGCGTCACCCGTTCCACGACGCGCCCGTCCACGATCACCAGCACCGCGGCGAGCAGCGGAGCGACGACGAGAAGCGTCCTGACACGGCGGGATCCGCCGCGCAGGGCAAGGACCCACGAGTGCACAGCGAACACCGCCGCACCCGCGCCCCACGCCAGAAAGAGTGCGTCGCTCTGGCTCGCCAGCCCCACGACCACGCTGCAGCACGCCAGCGCCGCTAGACCCCACCGCTCCCGCGCGCCGCGGTACCGCATGAGGCCGTGCAGGGCGAGAAAGGGCGTCAGGATCACCCCGAGGGTGAGCTGGTTCGGATTCGTGCTCCATCCCAGGAAGCGTCCCAGGCGCCACAGCCTCAGCGGGCCCAGATAGGTGGCGAATGCGCCGTACAGCAGAAGCGGGAACAGGACGAGGGTACACGCCACGATCGCGATCCACCCGGCGCTCCGGAGCTCGTCCACAGCCCAGGGCTTCGACGCCAGACACGCGACGATGGCCGCCACCAGCACGTAGGCCAGGAAGTCGCGCCCCGCGCCCGGGGAGGCGCGGCCCAGGCCCCAACCCGACATCCACCCGGCGAGCAGCACGGGGAGCGAGCAGGCCCAGAAGAGCAGAAAGGGCCGGATGGCGAGCGCGATCGCCGGGGGGGGCTTCCTGAGCGCCGCCACCGCGGACGACGCGCACCACGCCAGGAGGAGCAGCTCTCCCGGACCCACGGGACCCCAGAACCGGAGCTGGGTAGCCGGCACCAGCGCCACGCCCACCCCCAGCATGGCGGCGGAGACGCGGCGCGCCGTCGCCTCCCGGGGGTCCACCTGTCCGGCATCCATGCGAGCGAGATCTGTCGATTCGAAGGGGTGCTTCCATGACCGCGAGCCGGCTCGGGCCGGCCGGGTGCGCGCTGAGTGTCTCGCCTCAGGCGCGTCTTGTCAAACGGCTGCAGGGGGTACCCCGTCCTGTAGTCTTCCCGCGGGCAGATCCTCCTGGAACGCGCGACGAAAACGACTTGCTGCCAGATTGCTCCCGGAGTAGCTTCCGTGCGGCGAAGCGGCCCCGGCGCGCTTCCGCATCTGCAGGCGATGAATCCCTCCCGCCACTCGTCACCCGAATGCATCTTGGCTTCACCAGCGAGCGCCTCGCGCAATTGGCGCGCATGGAGCGCTGGCA of the Longimicrobium sp. genome contains:
- a CDS encoding O-antigen ligase family protein, with protein sequence MDAGQVDPREATARRVSAAMLGVGVALVPATQLRFWGPVGPGELLLLAWCASSAVAALRKPPPAIALAIRPFLLFWACSLPVLLAGWMSGWGLGRASPGAGRDFLAYVLVAAIVACLASKPWAVDELRSAGWIAIVACTLVLFPLLLYGAFATYLGPLRLWRLGRFLGWSTNPNQLTLGVILTPFLALHGLMRYRGARERWGLAALACCSVVVGLASQSDALFLAWGAGAAVFAVHSWVLALRGGSRRVRTLLVVAPLLAAVLVIVDGRVVERVTRGVAEIRAAQEPGAERNALWATAIGEAAASPVVGLGPGGHARILSGRWTGHRAEAHNILIDWGSATGLLGTILLCALLLHVAYRALREPPYFAALAALLVFGMAHHYLRHPTVWIYLLLIAVAGQRQAHTEPQRN